Proteins co-encoded in one Caldisericia bacterium genomic window:
- a CDS encoding endonuclease Q family protein: MKIVADLHIHSKYSRATSKDMDISTLSQWAKIKGINLLGTGDSTHPEWEKEIKMYLKEKNDGIYEYDGTNFIISGEVALIFSQGGKTRRVHISFLIKSIEDMEKINKTLSKYSDLGIDGRPILPFSCSEFVKVIKDVAPYTFIYPAHAWTPWFGIFGSETGFDSLEEAFQNELDNIYAIETGLSSDPPMNHLISKLDNIALLSNSDAHSPSNIGREGNVFDCELKYDEIIDAIKKRDKTRFLFTIEFFPEEGKYHYDGHRNCGVSLSPEESIKIKNICPVCKKPLTLGVLHRVYELKDRENFNENNFIPFKNLIPLIEIISQAHQKNKNTKFVEDEYMKIVQKFGNEMNVLLFLPLNELSGRIDDKIFKLIKNMREGKVKKKPGFDGEYGVIEVIEDFETEKPPSLF, translated from the coding sequence TTGAAAATAGTTGCTGATTTACACATACATTCTAAATATTCAAGAGCAACAAGTAAGGATATGGATATTTCTACACTTTCACAATGGGCAAAAATTAAAGGTATAAATCTTCTTGGAACTGGAGACTCAACTCATCCTGAATGGGAAAAAGAAATAAAGATGTATCTTAAGGAAAAAAATGATGGAATATATGAGTATGATGGAACAAATTTTATAATTAGTGGCGAGGTTGCTCTTATTTTTTCACAAGGAGGAAAAACTAGAAGAGTACATATATCATTTTTAATTAAATCAATTGAAGATATGGAAAAAATAAACAAAACTCTATCAAAATATTCAGATTTAGGAATTGATGGAAGGCCAATACTTCCATTTAGTTGTAGTGAATTTGTGAAAGTAATAAAAGATGTCGCGCCATATACTTTTATTTATCCTGCTCACGCTTGGACTCCATGGTTTGGTATTTTTGGTTCAGAAACTGGTTTTGATTCTTTAGAAGAAGCATTTCAAAATGAATTAGATAATATTTATGCAATTGAAACAGGACTTTCATCTGACCCTCCTATGAATCACCTTATTTCAAAATTAGATAACATAGCTCTTTTATCTAACTCTGATGCTCATTCTCCTTCAAATATTGGAAGAGAGGGAAATGTTTTTGATTGTGAATTAAAATATGATGAAATAATAGATGCAATAAAAAAGAGAGATAAGACACGTTTTCTATTCACAATTGAATTTTTTCCAGAAGAAGGAAAATACCATTATGATGGACACAGAAACTGTGGAGTATCTTTAAGTCCTGAGGAATCAATTAAAATAAAAAACATATGTCCAGTTTGTAAAAAACCATTAACCCTTGGAGTTCTTCATAGAGTTTATGAGTTAAAAGATAGAGAAAATTTCAATGAAAATAATTTTATACCATTTAAAAATTTAATTCCTTTAATTGAGATTATCTCTCAAGCACACCAAAAAAACAAAAACACAAAATTTGTTGAAGATGAATATATGAAAATAGTTCAAAAATTTGGAAATGAAATGAATGTTCTTCTTTTTTTACCCTTAAACGAACTATCAGGTAGAATAGATGATAAAATTTTTAAACTAATAAAAAATATGAGAGAAGGAAAAGTAAAGAAAAAACCAGGCTTTGATGGAGAATATGGAGTGATTGAGGTAATAGAAGATTTTGAAACAGAAAAGCCTCCATCACTTTTTTAA
- a CDS encoding amino acid ABC transporter permease, whose amino-acid sequence MEAYLIIFERYGNLLLSGFYLTLYITFVSIFFGLIFGLVLAVLKLYGPKILKILSTLYIEIIRGTPMVVQLFIIYFGLPSTGLVRFTPLTAAILGMGLNSAAYQAEYFRTAFLAIPTGQTDAALSIGMNRFKVIRYILLPQVLRIVIPAWTNELIALTQYSSLAMILTVMELTSVAKFIGSKTFYYIQSFTIIAFIYVVISIILTRFMIIFEKKLEIPGVSAVKGRTFSF is encoded by the coding sequence ATGGAAGCTTATTTAATTATTTTTGAAAGATATGGAAATTTACTTTTAAGTGGTTTTTATCTAACTCTTTATATAACATTTGTTTCAATTTTTTTTGGTTTAATATTTGGATTAGTTCTTGCAGTTTTAAAACTCTATGGCCCAAAGATTTTAAAAATTCTTTCGACTCTTTATATAGAAATAATTAGAGGAACCCCTATGGTTGTTCAACTTTTCATAATTTACTTTGGATTACCTTCTACAGGTTTAGTTAGATTTACACCACTTACTGCCGCAATTTTAGGAATGGGTCTTAATAGCGCTGCATATCAAGCAGAATATTTTAGAACTGCTTTTCTAGCTATCCCAACAGGTCAAACAGATGCAGCATTAAGCATTGGAATGAATAGATTTAAAGTGATAAGATATATACTTCTTCCACAAGTTTTGAGAATTGTAATTCCTGCATGGACAAATGAACTAATTGCTCTCACACAATATTCAAGTTTAGCTATGATATTAACTGTAATGGAACTTACCAGTGTTGCAAAATTTATTGGAAGCAAAACTTTTTATTATATTCAATCTTTTACAATTATTGCATTTATCTATGTAGTAATTTCAATAATTCTCACAAGATTTATGATTATTTTTGAAAAGAAGTTAGAAATACCTGGAGTTTCTGCGGTAAAAGGAAGAACATTCAGTTTTTAA
- a CDS encoding amino acid ABC transporter permease: protein MKIFDITIFYNIRAIVYILSGIFNTILLTLTGIALGFIAGSLLTFGEVYLASPFNLIFRIIGEIIRGIPLMVLFLILYLGFNLDPLTSAILGLGIRSAAYQSQIFRSSLEAIPTGQILAALSIGMNKTQVFLNILLPQAIRIMIPSWTNEFITLLKDTSIAFVLGITEIMTKAELISRSIGRYFEIYIFIAILYFIMVRFSNYIFYSIYEKNRIPGLGEKR from the coding sequence ATGAAAATTTTTGACATAACAATTTTTTATAATATTAGAGCAATAGTTTATATACTCTCTGGAATTTTTAATACAATTTTGCTCACTTTAACAGGAATAGCTCTTGGTTTTATTGCTGGTTCACTATTAACTTTTGGGGAGGTATATCTTGCCTCCCCATTTAATTTAATCTTTAGAATTATTGGTGAAATAATAAGAGGAATTCCTTTAATGGTTCTTTTCTTGATTCTTTATCTTGGATTTAATCTTGATCCACTAACTTCTGCAATACTTGGTCTTGGAATAAGAAGCGCTGCTTATCAAAGTCAAATTTTTAGATCATCCCTTGAAGCAATTCCAACAGGTCAAATTCTTGCAGCATTGAGTATTGGAATGAACAAAACTCAAGTTTTCTTAAATATATTATTACCTCAAGCTATTAGAATAATGATTCCATCCTGGACAAATGAGTTTATAACCCTTCTTAAAGATACATCTATTGCTTTTGTTCTTGGTATAACAGAAATTATGACAAAAGCAGAACTTATTTCAAGATCAATTGGAAGATATTTTGAAATTTATATTTTTATTGCTATTTTATATTTTATTATGGTGAGATTTTCAAATTATATTTTTTATTCAATTTATGAAAAAAATAGAATCCCAGGATTAGGAGAAAAAAGGTGA
- a CDS encoding transporter substrate-binding domain-containing protein — MIKNKIVLLVLILSLVLSLFISCKKQPKVLNVGTSADYPPFEYVDEKTGEFVGFDLDLIRLLGKKLGYEVKIVNMDFDSIIPSLEKKKIDVAIACITITEDRLKVAPAIPYWVTGQSIIVNVKSAFKPLGLSDLSGKKVGVQKGTTGEQILDEGIQKKEALNVDVRRYTSVILGMLDLQNGAIDAMIIDTPVAKLYEQKYNYVVTAELAPETAGIFVQKDNEKLFNDLKKALEEVKNSKDWSDLVQKYFSGE; from the coding sequence ATGATTAAAAATAAAATTGTTTTATTAGTATTAATTTTATCACTTGTTTTAAGTTTATTTATCTCTTGTAAAAAACAACCTAAAGTTTTAAATGTTGGAACATCTGCAGATTACCCTCCATTTGAGTATGTTGATGAAAAAACTGGTGAATTTGTTGGTTTTGATTTAGATTTAATAAGATTATTAGGAAAAAAGCTTGGGTATGAGGTAAAAATTGTTAACATGGATTTTGACTCAATAATTCCTTCTCTTGAAAAGAAAAAAATTGATGTTGCAATAGCATGTATTACAATAACTGAAGATAGACTTAAAGTTGCTCCTGCAATTCCTTATTGGGTTACTGGTCAATCAATTATAGTTAATGTAAAAAGTGCATTTAAACCTTTAGGTCTATCAGATCTTTCTGGTAAGAAAGTAGGAGTTCAAAAAGGTACTACCGGAGAACAAATTCTTGATGAAGGGATACAGAAAAAAGAGGCATTAAATGTAGATGTGAGAAGATATACATCTGTTATTCTAGGAATGCTTGATCTTCAAAATGGAGCAATTGACGCTATGATAATTGATACTCCAGTTGCAAAATTATATGAGCAAAAATATAACTATGTTGTTACTGCAGAACTTGCCCCAGAAACTGCTGGAATATTTGTCCAGAAAGATAATGAAAAACTATTTAATGATTTAAAGAAAGCTTTGGAAGAAGTTAAAAATAGTAAAGATTGGTCAGATTTAGTTCAAAAATATTTTTCAGGTGAATAA
- a CDS encoding amino acid ABC transporter ATP-binding protein — translation MKEVLRVENLKKSFGKNEVLKGVSFSINENEIKVIIGPSGGGKSTLLYCINFLTKPDSGKIFLDNEEITKSGVNLSKIREKIGFVFQHFNLFMHLNAIENVLIGLLKVKGMKKEEAESIAENALNIVGIDKRLWKLYPAQLSGGQQQRVAIARAIAMNPRIILFDEPTSALDVELIGEVLRAIKNLAEKGMTMLLVTHELDFAKDVADEIMFLDSGKIIEKGSPEEIIFNPKSERIKKFLGIITKEEKD, via the coding sequence GTGAAAGAGGTCTTAAGAGTAGAAAATTTAAAGAAGAGTTTTGGTAAAAATGAAGTTTTAAAAGGAGTTTCATTTTCAATAAATGAAAATGAAATAAAAGTAATAATTGGACCAAGTGGGGGAGGCAAAAGCACTCTACTTTATTGTATAAATTTTCTAACAAAACCTGATTCTGGAAAAATTTTTCTTGATAATGAGGAAATAACAAAAAGTGGAGTAAATTTGTCAAAAATTAGAGAAAAAATTGGCTTTGTTTTCCAACATTTTAATCTTTTTATGCATCTAAATGCAATTGAAAATGTTTTAATTGGACTACTTAAAGTTAAAGGAATGAAAAAAGAAGAGGCGGAAAGTATTGCAGAAAATGCTTTAAATATTGTTGGAATTGATAAAAGATTATGGAAGCTTTATCCTGCACAACTTTCTGGTGGACAACAACAGAGGGTAGCAATTGCAAGAGCAATTGCTATGAATCCAAGAATAATTTTATTTGATGAACCAACAAGTGCTCTTGATGTGGAATTGATTGGAGAGGTCTTAAGAGCAATAAAAAATTTAGCTGAAAAAGGTATGACAATGCTTCTTGTTACACATGAATTAGATTTTGCAAAAGATGTTGCAGATGAAATTATGTTTCTTGATAGTGGAAAAATAATTGAAAAAGGTTCACCAGAGGAAATAATCTTTAATCCTAAAAGTGAGAGAATAAAAAAGTTTCTTGGAATAATAACCAAAGAGGAAAAAGATTAG